CGGGACCGGCGTCACTGCGGGCCTCCGGCGCGAGTGACAACGATGTCGCGACCGCCGCGCCGCCGAGCAGCACCCGCCGGTTGAACCCGCGTCTGTTCAGCGCGTCCATGCAGAACTCCCCACCCTGATACGGAATGTGCTGAGGCGTGCCTGTGATGAACCTGTGAGACGGTACCGGCCCCCGAGCCGTTTATCCACACTCAGGACAAAGTTCGTGCGATCCCGGTCATAGGTATTGGCGTGTGACGCAAAGCGGTCTAGCTTCCTTGGCGCTGTTGCTGTGACCGAGGAGGTGCCCATGCACTTACGAGGGTTGAGCGCGAGAAGCGGAGGAACGACGAGAAGACGGGTCTGGCCGGCGACCGTGACCGCGGGGGTCCTTGCCGCCGGGCTGATGTCCGGCCCGGCAGCGGGGGCCGCGCCACCGCCCGAACCCATCGCGACAACGATGTCCGTCAAGTCGCCCCCGGGCGGCGGGGATGTGCGGGTGCTGGTCTTCTACGGGTCCGCGGCCGCCGGGGAGGAGTCCCCGGTCGTCAACGCGGGGATCGCGGCCATCGAGCGGATCGGGCTCTCGGGCCCGGCGAACCAGCGGTTCGAGACCGAGGCCACGGACGACGCCCGGGTCTTCACCGACGGGACGGCGCTGAGCGGTTACAACGCGATCGTCTTCCTGACCGGCGGCGGCGATGTCCTCGACCCCGACCAGGAGGCCGGTCTCGAGGCCTACATGGAGGCGGGCGGCGGCTTCGTCGGCATTCATGACGCGGCCCGCGCGGAACCGTACTCCGACTGGTTCACCGGGCTCGTCGGCGCCCGGCCGGCCAGCACCAGCCCAACGGCCGTACAGCGGGCCACCGTCGAGGTCGGCGACCGGCAGCATCCGGCGACCAAGGACCTGCCGGTGCAGTGGAAACGCCCCGACCAGTGGTTCAACTGGGCGAAGAACCCGTCCGGCGACGTGCACACCGTCGCCCGGGTCCGCGAGTCCACCTACCAGCCCGGCACGGGCGCCAACGGCTGGGACCATCCGGTGAGTTGGTGCCGCGACTACGACGGCGGCCGGTCCTTCTACACCGGCATGGGCGGCACGGCGTCGTCGTACGACGAGACCGACTTCCGCGCCCATCTGCGCGGCGCGCTGCTGTGGACCAGCAGGCTGGTGCAGGCCGACTGCAAGGCGACCATCAACCGCAACTACAAGGCCGAGCGGCTCACCCAGCCCAACCAGCCAGGTCAGAACGACCAGATCGGCGAGCCGCACGGCCTGGTGACCGCGCCCGACGGGCGGGTGCTCTACATCGGCCGGGGCGGCGCCGACTCCTCCCAGCCCGTGATCACCGACTGGAACAACCCCGACATCGGCAAGGGCAAGGGCGAGATCCACGTCTACGATCCGAAGACCAGGAAGGTCACCCTCGCGGGCGCGCTGACCGTCTTCGGCAACAAGGGCGGCGGCGACGAACTGGTCAAGGTCGAGGAGGGCCTGCTCGGGATCGAGCTCGACCCGCGCTTCGAGGAGAACGGCTGGGTGTATCTGCACTACACCCCGCACTCCCGGCTCAACCGCGACACCCGCATGGCCGAGCGGCGGGTCTCCCGCTTCACGCTCGACCTCACGACGAACAAGCTGGACCTGAGCAGCGAGAAGGTCCTGCTCAAGTGGCCGGTCCAGGTGCACAGTTGCTGCCACGCGGGTGGCGGGATGTCCTGGGACTCCAAGGGCAACCTGTACATCGCGACCGGCGACAACAACTCCAGCGGCTTCAGCGGTGGTTACTCCGGCAACAACCCGCAGCCGAACTACAAGGGCGTCTCCTTCGCGGACGCGCGCCGCACCGCCGGCAACACCAACAACCTCAACGGCAAGATCCTGCGCATCCATCCGGAGGCCGACGGGACGTACACCCTGCCCGCGGGGAACCTCTTCACCGGCCAGGAGACCGACGAGGGCGGCGGCAAGACCCGCGGCGAGATCTATGTGATGGGCGTCAGGAACCCGGCCCGGATCTTCGTCGACAAGAAGACCGACATCCTCTACGCGGGGTGGGTCGGACCGGACGCGGGCGCGCCCTCGACGACCTGGGGTCCCGCCAAGTACGACACGTTCGCCGTCATCACCAGGGCGAGCAACCGGGGCTGGCCGTACTGCATGGGCAACAAGCAGCCCTACCGGGACCGCAACCTGCCCGATCCCGACCAGCCGCTGGGCTGGTACGACTGCGACCACCCGAAGAACGAGTCGCCCAACAACGACGGCCTGGTCAACCTGCCGCCCGTCACCGGCAACACCATCTGGTACTCGCCCCAGGGCGGCGCCCCGGACTACCCGCGGGACGCGAACGGCATCCCGTCCTACAAGCAGGAGGAGGCCAAGTACCTGCTGCCGTGGCTCAAGGGCGGTGGTCAGGCCGCGATGAACGGGCCGGTCTACCGCTACGACACCGCGGCCGCGGCCAGCACCGTCAAGTGGCCCTCGTACTGGGACGGCAAGTGGTTCGTCGGCGACTTCTACGACGCCGACCAGCCGCGCAACGCGGTCATCACCGATCCGAAGACCCACAGCGAGGGCGGACTCCCGGTCCACTCCGAGTCACTCAAGAAGATCGTCCCGGTCGGCAACGACGGCATCAAGAACCTGATGGACTGGAAGTTCGGTCCGGACGGCGCGTTGTACGTCCTCGACTACGGGCGCGGTTTCTTCACCTCGGACGCCAAGTCGGCGCTGTGGAGGGTCACTTACCAGGGCGGCGGACCGACCCCGGCCGCCGGACAGCTCGCGAGGGGAGGGCAGTGATGCGGCACCGAAGAACTCTGACGGTCCTGTTGGCCGCCGTGCTGATGATGCTCGGCCTCCAGTCGACGTCCGAGGCACGGCCCGGCACGACGGCCCCGGCGGCGGCCCAGACACTCACCTGGACCGCCGGCGACGACATCACCAAGTACACCTCCGCACCCACCACCGCCGTCGCCGGCACGGCCACGATCGTCTTCGAGAACAGCACGGCCACCGGCAACACCACCGGTATGCCGCACACGTTGACCTTCGTGACCAGCGACCCC
Above is a window of Streptomyces griseorubiginosus DNA encoding:
- a CDS encoding ThuA domain-containing protein codes for the protein MHLRGLSARSGGTTRRRVWPATVTAGVLAAGLMSGPAAGAAPPPEPIATTMSVKSPPGGGDVRVLVFYGSAAAGEESPVVNAGIAAIERIGLSGPANQRFETEATDDARVFTDGTALSGYNAIVFLTGGGDVLDPDQEAGLEAYMEAGGGFVGIHDAARAEPYSDWFTGLVGARPASTSPTAVQRATVEVGDRQHPATKDLPVQWKRPDQWFNWAKNPSGDVHTVARVRESTYQPGTGANGWDHPVSWCRDYDGGRSFYTGMGGTASSYDETDFRAHLRGALLWTSRLVQADCKATINRNYKAERLTQPNQPGQNDQIGEPHGLVTAPDGRVLYIGRGGADSSQPVITDWNNPDIGKGKGEIHVYDPKTRKVTLAGALTVFGNKGGGDELVKVEEGLLGIELDPRFEENGWVYLHYTPHSRLNRDTRMAERRVSRFTLDLTTNKLDLSSEKVLLKWPVQVHSCCHAGGGMSWDSKGNLYIATGDNNSSGFSGGYSGNNPQPNYKGVSFADARRTAGNTNNLNGKILRIHPEADGTYTLPAGNLFTGQETDEGGGKTRGEIYVMGVRNPARIFVDKKTDILYAGWVGPDAGAPSTTWGPAKYDTFAVITRASNRGWPYCMGNKQPYRDRNLPDPDQPLGWYDCDHPKNESPNNDGLVNLPPVTGNTIWYSPQGGAPDYPRDANGIPSYKQEEAKYLLPWLKGGGQAAMNGPVYRYDTAAAASTVKWPSYWDGKWFVGDFYDADQPRNAVITDPKTHSEGGLPVHSESLKKIVPVGNDGIKNLMDWKFGPDGALYVLDYGRGFFTSDAKSALWRVTYQGGGPTPAAGQLARGGQ